One window of the Prosthecobacter sp. genome contains the following:
- the tsf gene encoding translation elongation factor Ts: MAEISAKLVMTLREKTNAGMMECKAALTEAEGDLEKAETILRKKGTIKAEKKADRQTKEGIIASYIHMAGRIGVLIEVNCETDFVARNENFQALVKDISLHIAASNPRFLQREDAPADLVAKEREIGAELVKGKPANIVDKIVDGKMEKFYADNCLLEQAFIKNPDITVRDLIKGKITELGENLIVRRFTRYAVGEDLS, from the coding sequence ATGGCTGAAATCTCCGCTAAACTCGTCATGACCCTGCGTGAAAAGACAAACGCAGGCATGATGGAATGCAAAGCCGCTCTTACCGAGGCCGAAGGCGATCTCGAAAAGGCTGAAACGATCCTCCGCAAAAAAGGCACCATCAAGGCCGAGAAGAAGGCCGACCGTCAGACGAAGGAAGGCATCATCGCCTCCTACATCCACATGGCCGGCCGCATCGGCGTGCTCATCGAAGTGAACTGCGAGACCGACTTCGTCGCCCGCAACGAAAACTTCCAGGCCCTCGTGAAGGACATCTCCCTGCACATCGCCGCCTCGAACCCACGCTTCCTCCAGCGCGAAGACGCTCCCGCCGATCTCGTCGCCAAGGAACGCGAAATCGGCGCCGAGCTGGTCAAAGGCAAGCCTGCCAACATCGTGGACAAGATCGTGGACGGCAAAATGGAGAAATTCTACGCCGACAACTGCCTCCTTGAGCAAGCCTTCATCAAGAACCCGGACATCACCGTCCGCGACCTGATCAAAGGCAAGATCACCGAGCTGGGCGAAAACCTCATCGTCCGCCGCTTCACCCGCTACGCCGTGGGCGAAGACCTCTCGTAA